Proteins encoded by one window of Mycolicibacterium cosmeticum:
- a CDS encoding SDR family NAD(P)-dependent oxidoreductase, which yields MTALDGKVALVTGASSGLGAATAKVFAERGATVFGIARDTDRLAEVFAEVPGGRYASVDIGSAAACRQAVADCVAAFGRLDVLANVAGFHQMRRTITLTDAEWEHDLAVNLNGPFFLCRAALPHLLETGGNIVNVASVAGVEGEVYSAGYCAAKHGLVGLTRALAVEFTKEKVRINAVCPGGMLTPQVTDFAAPDDADWELIMRIAAPRGFMDPVDVAKTIAFLASADAAAIHGAVYRVDNGKGAD from the coding sequence ATGACTGCACTCGACGGCAAAGTGGCGTTGGTGACCGGGGCGTCCTCGGGATTGGGGGCGGCGACGGCGAAGGTGTTCGCCGAGCGGGGGGCGACGGTGTTCGGCATCGCCCGCGATACCGACCGGCTGGCCGAGGTGTTCGCCGAGGTGCCCGGCGGGCGGTACGCCTCGGTGGATATCGGTTCGGCCGCGGCGTGCCGCCAGGCCGTCGCCGACTGCGTGGCCGCGTTCGGGCGCCTGGACGTGTTGGCGAATGTGGCCGGCTTCCATCAGATGCGCCGCACCATCACGCTGACCGACGCCGAATGGGAGCACGATCTGGCCGTCAACCTGAACGGACCGTTCTTCCTGTGCCGGGCCGCGCTGCCGCACCTGCTGGAGACCGGCGGCAATATCGTCAACGTCGCGTCCGTGGCCGGTGTCGAGGGTGAGGTCTATTCGGCGGGCTACTGCGCCGCCAAACACGGCCTGGTCGGGTTGACCCGGGCGCTGGCCGTGGAGTTCACCAAGGAGAAGGTGCGCATCAACGCGGTGTGCCCGGGCGGGATGCTCACCCCGCAGGTGACCGACTTCGCCGCCCCGGACGACGCGGATTGGGAGCTGATCATGCGGATCGCCGCCCCGCGGGGTTTCATGGATCCCGTCGACGTCGCCAAGACCATCGCGTTCCTGGCCAGTGCGGACGCGGCGGCCATCCACGGCGCGGTGTACCGCGTCGACAACGGGAAGGGTGCGGACTAG